The Thunnus maccoyii chromosome 12, fThuMac1.1, whole genome shotgun sequence genomic interval GTTCCACATTGGCTTGAAGACTTGAGTCATGGTGTGAGAGATTTCAGTGAAAACAGCCCAAataatcaaaaaacacaaaaacggAGGATTAGTTTATCAGATTGCAATTTGTCCAGTCCTATATTAGAGGAGGAAACTGAGTCACTGTCACATGACTGAATGTGGAAATCCTTCACTTGGGCAGAGGGGAAAACCTCCCCAGATGGAGTTAGAGGCACAGTTCACCtgatggccactagatgctgtCTTTAAAACAGTAACTCAAACTTTATAGAGGTGGACTGGAAAACTGGAGTCAGTAaagttttcagcagaaaaataTGCCTCAATTTGAAGTGCCAGCCAAACTGCTTTAAAATTCTGATATTGTGGCGCTACCAAAAAAGTAATCCATCACCTCAGAAACAAGGATGGCATCAAAGACGCTACGTTGTTGTGCCGTCACAGAGCACAGACGACAGCTGGCTGACAgaccagttttgtttttgttttttacaatcTGGGTGTGATTTAGAGGTTTTGCTCGTCATTCCTACCATTAATTGCTGgcattgctgagatctggggaCAATGTGACTCTGTGCTTTAGGAAAAGCAGCAACACGTCAGGTTTCTCCGTTCTTTCCTTCattctttccttccctcccttctttttgtttcttcccTTGGATGTTGGACTTGGactttcactgtgcagaatgatttataTGCAGAGTTTCAcactagaaggttgttttcacattcatctgctgaatgaggaaagtttctctgtgctcacattaaatctgagtttaagtcGTGcacctatgagcatgatttgtgacatcacaactaatttggaaGCTAATCATGGTCCAATATACAACTTCACAAGTGTGTGATGTAAAatcttgaagcctccagtgcacataaaCTGAGAATTGACTTTCCGGTGAAGTAGGAGGCATCTTGTCTCtagatttttcaatatttttatagtttaaaaCATGCCTGATGGGAATTTTTAagcaaatacacattttaattttactgGAAGTGAAAACTGAGGCAGATActaaaattattacccaaactcATAGTTGTAAAGATCCATTAGATTTTGAGAAACTTCCTAGTTTAACATTCACCTCACATAGTTTTCAGTCTTGTATGCgcattcacacatttaattgGATGATCATGATcattttcagtatttccatttattttttcacttccaGATGGGTACTTTAAATTATATCCTTGAACTGGGAATTCAATTAAAACCTGTGATTATCTCATCACTGGCGTTTTTTACCCTGTTGGAGTCCGTTGTGTGCCAGCTGTTTGTAGCATCACCACCGTCTTAGATCTCAGCAATGAAGCTAATGAGTAAAATATTATAACCAGTATGAGTGATACTATGAGATATAAATATGTGCTGCACCTCAAGTACTTAGAGTTGTGAAATTACTCAGCTGGAAATGAAATGTAGACTCAGTTTCTTTGAGTCACGACAAGCCAAAGTACACTCGCCTGTTTTTCTCTTCCAGGTGTTTGCTGATGTGAAAGCCATCCTAGACAAAGAGGGTTGAGTTTCTCCAGCTGCCAACAACATTCATTTTAccttttagtttttctttttatcaactGCAAGTACACTATAATAAGTTTATATGTCCATCCATATGACTTTTTACTTTTGgttactttttttgttgttgttttccatctcttttgtaaatgctgtttgtttgtgagtgtgtgtacaatATGTATTGGTGTGAATGAGAAGTAGAGATGCCTAGCAGCTACTTGTGATTAACTAGTTTATGTTCTGAAGAGCTCACAGCTCATGTACACAGTTATTCATCATAGTTTGAGGCCTTTGAGTAGGAACATCATTTTGTTAGCTTTAGAGAGACACTTTGTTGGTAAATCAAAGACACCCGTAATACTGGAAGTCTGTACAAAAATGGTATATATCACTAATGTCTTCAGAGTATCATGTCATTGGAAGCAGACATACTGTAACGCTTCAGACCAAATAGTTGTTTGACCTGATGACAACAGACTGGGATCCATGTCAGACTTCAACAGCCAATAGCCTGTCTGgcattcaaataaaatgcataaaacaacagcctcatatttaatggacagtgACCAGACCAACCAGTCCAAGTTGCTTTTGTGCCGTTTAGAGTCATCAGGTTTACACTGTTTCTGTGGCTCATTCTTCGATTATTTTAATCTGTATCAGAACACCTCCATGTGCTTCATCACAGCTATGACACCAGGGACTAGTCatagagaaaacacagagaggtcAAAATGAACGTTTTGTTAAATCTGTACTGTATCTGCTTGAAGGAAGAGGATAAAACTGAAAAGTAAACGCactgatttttgttttgctcaatGTTCTTTCAATGTCTTTCTTTAATAGTATTTGggaagatttttttcttgtagtTATTTGCTTCTGTTTATCTTATTATATGTATAATACAGTAGTATATTACTTAACAAGACTTTGATAAATTTACTGCTGAAGATTTTTCAAATTCACAAAACCTCGTGGATCAGCCAGAAGAGGGCGCCTGACATCACAGAAGTTGAGTTccagtttcattcattcatgctgAGTTGGGATTTATGTaggatgaaaaataaataaatgctacaacaagtatattttaatcaataaatcaaatagtaaatatataaataaaagctgaaatgaaaaccaaaataccaacatgtaataaaatgaaGGAACAAATAAATGTTGATAATTAGCAGCAACTTGGGATCAACTAGTTGTTCAGAACTAATTTGAAGAATTAATCCATACAAGTGAACATCAGTGTAGTTGAACTACACAGCGAGATCTTATTCATACCATCTATAACtacttgaattttaaaaaatacctgTGTAATGGTTTCTGTCCTACAGATAACCGATACCCCCTGCCGGTGTGGATAAGGCACCGACAGACGGctgtcctctacctctgacctaGGTATGGAACGTAGTTCCCAAAATCTACACACACGACCATCCTAGCCTTGCTTAGGGAACCAGAATTCAgcctgtctatttctgctgagaagcgccgcagcagacacgcttccagtgtggacgctgcaagcgtgagagacgcagcagttcagcgacacacacgcacacgcgctgctcacgcatccaCTGTGTCCCAGGCGTAACAGTTAGTCAATTAGACTCCTAATTATAAACCCTCAACCCAATATTGTACTGGAATCCTACCTCTAACACATGTACAACTGTATATTAGCATTAGTCACTGAACCTGAACCATTATTACACTATCATTTAATACACAGCACTAATTTTTAACTTAACAGGAGTCAATAATTTTTTAATCTAATCAATTTCAAAAACTACTGTCAGCCTATCCCAAGGGAGGCGTCTTTTCTTACCTTAAAGGAACACCAGAGAACCTCACAGATGTGCACAAGTCAGGAACTTTGGTTGGAGTGTGTAAGaatacaaaccagttttatttggttttacaaaGCAAGCGATCTAAAACTACgaaaatagtaaaatacaaaaaacaaaaattaaagagAGTCTCTAGGGGATCTCTTACAAGGAAAaagcctcctcctcttctcccaaGGAATCCAGGATCCTCGCCCCTTTCTGCACATCTCTAGGCTTTACTTTTTATATCTCTGCAACCCCCTCATTTTAATATTACCACATAGCATCTATCTACAAAACATCCAACAAGTTCATACTGATGTTAGCATGACTTTGCACAAACTAGTGAGCTTTACCTCATCTGTCACTTACATCTGAGTACAAGGAACTTTtgaacttcttctttttctttttttttcttttgaggttGTTATCAAAGGATTTCTGCAAGATGCCTGAGCACAGCTCCTGTATTGCCTCCGAATTTCAGGTGGTTGCCTAAGTTTTGtggtgtttatttgtatttgcataaaCATTCTCGAGGGTTCAGTTCCCATTAAGTACATGTTGCACAAGGTGTGCAAATTCCTCAGAAACTGGTGCAACACACTAATTCATGTTAATTTGTCTccaattttaattaaataaaatagttaaaagtaGGCCTGAAGAGGCCACATATAGTGGAACTTTCAACACCTGCCATCTTTTCTTCCTCATGCCATCACCTGATTCCACTTTATCCATGTTTGCTTATTGATTCGCTGCAGGTCTGGATACCCACCTAGCTTAAACATTTTGGACAAGGTGGGATATCACTGAAATTAGGTTTCTGCAAAGATACACAAATGATGAAAAGTGTGGAAAAGCTCATTTTTACCATAACAGTCCAATCAGAACTGGTAACACAAAGGTTGTCTGTGTAATACTTTCATACATTAAAGCATCCAGGTCAGATTTACCTGCATTATCACAACACATCAGTGTGCCTACTTTTTACATGTAAGGtcatgaatatgaatatgaataatgGACACCACTCTTGCAATGTATGCTacataatatacattttattttcatgtcatatatatatatatcatatatatataatctgcAGTTACAAAGACATTTGCTGACATACTACTAATATTCCTGAGCATTTTTTAGCTTGAGGCCTGGTGTATCTGCATTTTAAGAGCTACACACAACAATGATCAGCTTTCGCAACGACAGCATCTGACATGCATACACATGACAACAGGACAATGtaccaaatgtgaaatacatCACAAAAGCAGTTCATAAGTACAGGGGCTTTCATATTGACAAACTTATAACGTATTAATAGTTAGTCTGGGAGGAGAGCCAATAGAAAAGTGTGAATGTAAGGCACTATGAATATACTGGTTCGTACGAGTGCACTATAATACATAAGGTTTGATAAAATACAATCCAAGTTTAATGATCCCCCTGGGGGAAACTGGATCATTGCAGCACCAAATGTGATAGAATACAGCAAAGAAAAGTTTGAATATAAATAAGAATATAGCAAGTGCCGGGCACAGGGTTTAACAAACTGTGTCAACACACTGTTTCAACATGTTGAggacattttaagaaatatttgaatgaaaagtatgaaaatatatgaattaCAGCATTATGAGTATGTGCAAAATACCAACAGGCCtaaaaattattgaaaaaaaaaagaaaatatgtacacagcaatttttttaatgaataacaATCTGTACATATACGTACAATACGTACCACAATCTATGAAATGGCAAAATAGCAAGCCCTTGTATGACTGACATTCAGTGAAGCTCACTGCAcgtaagaaaaacaaatgtaacgtGAATATATTCGTACTCTGCCAGCAGACGGCaatctgaaaatatatattatcttATTTACAAAAAAGCCTGACGATTTCAAAGGACTAAATGTTACCACATTAGCGGGCAAATTCATACCAATATCAGAAGCAAAAAATGTAACAGTGATTCTCAatctgaaagagaaagaggactGTCCTTCAATGCTGACATTCTGCTAAGGAACCGTGAAATAGAGAAATACCTGCTCAAATTCACATTCAAAATGTACATTCTGTTGTTAGACATTCACAACGAAAACTTAAACTTCTACAATCTTTGAAATACCAAAGAGCTTACATCAAGTAATGTGCATCATTTACAAATGCATAAAGggcaaatatatataatatttatgtttctgttcgtatttagaaaaaataaaagatcttTTGACAGCATGGTGgcagacacaaaaagaaaatgacacacAACCGGACTGCAGCAGGCTCAGCAGGAGTTCACCAGGCCCGCCAGTAGGTTGCTGGGAGTCCTGCGATACTGAGCCTTGGTGTTAGTGACGGCGCCGTGCTTCTGTCGGAGATGGAGTCTCAGCTGACTCTTGTGTCTGAAGTGGAGgtcacatttttcacactgaagaaaaagaagaaaataccTCATTTAgaatagcttttttttaaatggacaGTTTCATCCCCCAACTCCATCTATTAGTTCATAGCTCTCTTGGATTACGACTCCAGACTCATAACTATTGATAGGCACATGGGTCATAGGGGAGAGAGGATTACTCTCTTTTTAGCCAGTAGTGGATAAGGAAGTGAGATTGACTAGGGAGCTTACATGATAAGGCTTCTCTCCGGTATGGATGCGCATGTGGCTCTTGAGTGTCTGAAGGTGGCGGAAGTGCGTTCCACAGATCTCACAAGGGTACggtttttctcctgtgtgaatTAACACATGGGCACGAAGATGGGCCACCtggaggaaaaaataatattaaataccTACACATAGAGGCAGCGGCTTGACATTTACatagcttttttcccccccttttctAAATAGGTATTGCTCTCACCTGGACAAATCTGGAACCGCATGTCTCACACTTGTATGGCTTCTCTCCAGAGTGGATGCGGGTATGGGTCTTGAGGTTGGCTGGTCGGTTGAATTGGGCACCGCAGATGTTGCAGCGGTATGGCTTTGCACCTACAAGGTTAGATACAGCAGGTTGGGCAATGAATAAATCAGTCACACCCACAACGTCGGTATAATGATACATCAAAAAGCTAACCGGGCATATTTAATCTTACCAGTGTGAACGGTCTTGTGGCTGGCCAGGTTGCCCTTGTAGCGGAAGGCAGCCTGGCAGCAGTCACACTTGTATGGCTTGTCACTGTGGACCTGGACCATGTGGTCTTTCAGGGAATCTTCCTCTGTGAATTTGGAGTCACATCCGCTGCAGAAAAAGGTGTTCTCTgtagaaacacagcaaaaacaatcAACGCGTGACTCAGTACACCTCTGtggttttgtttaaaataatcCTGACAAATCATTTGTAGTAATTCAAATGTATTACAGAACTTAccacagctggaggaggaaTACTCTGAGTGTAGTTTGTTGGTGTCCTCTCTGCTGTATGAGTCTGGAGAAAGGTGACCGGCCTCCAGGTGCTGAGGGCTGTCACAGCCGCAGGAGGAGCATCTGCGGTGGCTGCACGAAGGAAGAAGACCACAGAGTTAACAGAAAGTTGACCTCTGCTCTTGAACCAATTTGCATTAAGTTCTACTTTACTGTTCTGACAGTGAGATGTAGTTTTACCTGATGCTGCTgcaggtgctgctgctgcaactgTCAACAGTCATGGGCATTTCTTCTCTGTGCTCGCTGGCTCCCTCCTCACCCTGGAGTTCATTGtgtccacctgctccaccacTCCTGCAGGGGCTGTGTGTGGGGGATCCGGCTTCAGCGCTGCATCTCTGagcctccttttcttcctcatgAGGAGTTTGGTTCATAACGATGAATTTGTACTTCTTCCAGTTGCGGGCCTTGGTGTCTTTGGGGCAGTCCGAGGGTTGTTTGAGGCTCAGGGTCgcatttctgctgctgctggactctGTGGGCGAGTTGGGCTGGCAGTCAGATCTGAGGGGGCTTTGAGGGCTACAAATCACACCTTTACTAAAACCTGGAGACAATCTAAGGCAGCTGGTTTGTGGGTGCTGAATGCTGTCTTCCTCCATGGGAGCGGCAGGCCCCTGAAGGCTCCCATGGGCTCCTGCCGGTCGGATAGTAGCGGTGGGAAAACTGGGGTGGGATGGCATGGGGTGGGAGATGATGGACTCATTGTGAGCCATGTTGGTGTTGGGTACCTGTGAGCATTGTTTCTGGGACAAAGCCCCTCCTCTGGGAAGGGCGCTGATCTTATGGGAACCTTCCAACTTCCCTGCAGGGATATGGAGGTCACCATACACATGATAGGAGCCAGAGGTGTTGATGCCCCTGAAAATATTGGGGATATAGCCCCTGTACTCCTGCAGAGAGGATGAGGTTGATGTGTGGTTGTTTCTAAAGTCTGGATCTTTTGTGTCCACAGACCTCAAAGCAGGGATTTCCTCAGCCA includes:
- the LOC121909390 gene encoding B-cell CLL/lymphoma 6 member B protein-like, yielding MHRVSRKLLQDSDSMAMTTDGCIQFTRHAGDVLLNFNRLRSRNILTDVTIQVEGQQFHAHKAILVACSGFFYSVFMDPENANLSAISLDPKVDPKSFSILLDFMYTSCLNLMDSLVVGTMNAALYLQMEHVADTCHRFIKSRHQSLNMQNEEVQINSVHLAEEIPALRSVDTKDPDFRNNHTSTSSSLQEYRGYIPNIFRGINTSGSYHVYGDLHIPAGKLEGSHKISALPRGGALSQKQCSQVPNTNMAHNESIISHPMPSHPSFPTATIRPAGAHGSLQGPAAPMEEDSIQHPQTSCLRLSPGFSKGVICSPQSPLRSDCQPNSPTESSSSRNATLSLKQPSDCPKDTKARNWKKYKFIVMNQTPHEEEKEAQRCSAEAGSPTHSPCRSGGAGGHNELQGEEGASEHREEMPMTVDSCSSSTCSSISHRRCSSCGCDSPQHLEAGHLSPDSYSREDTNKLHSEYSSSSCENTFFCSGCDSKFTEEDSLKDHMVQVHSDKPYKCDCCQAAFRYKGNLASHKTVHTGAKPYRCNICGAQFNRPANLKTHTRIHSGEKPYKCETCGSRFVQVAHLRAHVLIHTGEKPYPCEICGTHFRHLQTLKSHMRIHTGEKPYHCEKCDLHFRHKSQLRLHLRQKHGAVTNTKAQYRRTPSNLLAGLVNSC